In the genome of Triticum urartu cultivar G1812 chromosome 5, Tu2.1, whole genome shotgun sequence, one region contains:
- the LOC125511287 gene encoding uncharacterized protein LOC125511287, protein MAPEQGSRGAKADAAAMETAGRGGGGRPSSGAEAGWAWSWACCAVAAGVAAVGLAGAGVLVWWAVAFHPAREQLWMVPVGLVLLGTPLVAWLSLFASGACRRLGTSHHHPPPAER, encoded by the coding sequence ATGGCGCCGGAGCAAGGGTCGCGTGGCGCCaaggccgacgcggcggccatGGAGACGGcgggccgaggaggaggagggcggccGTCGTCGGGGGCGGAGGCGGGGTGGGCGTGGTCGTGGGCGTGCTGCGCCGTGGCGGCGGGCGTGGCGGCGGTGGGGCTGGCGGGGGCCGGGGTGCTGGTGTGGTGGGCGGTGGCGTTCCACCCGGCGCGGGAGCAGCTCTGGATGGTGCCCGTCGGCCTCGTCCTCCTCGGCACCCCGCTCGTCGCCTGGCTCTCCCTCTTCGCCTCCGGCGCGTGCCGCCGCCTCGGGACCAGCCACCACCACCCGCCTCCGGCCGAGCGATGA